The proteins below come from a single Clupea harengus chromosome 21, Ch_v2.0.2, whole genome shotgun sequence genomic window:
- the LOC105911936 gene encoding fibroblast growth factor 14 isoform X2 has product MAAAIASGLIRQKRQAREQQLHRPPPHRRRKSPNKNKGLCNGNLVDIFSKVRIFGLKKRRLRRQDPQLKGIVTRLYCRQGYYLQMSPDGCLDGTKDDSTNSSLFNLIPVGLRVVAIQSVKTGLYIAMNGEGHLYTSELFTPECKFKESVFENYYVIYSSLLYRQQESGRAWFLGLNKDGQPMKGNRVKKTKPAAHFLPKPIEVAMYREPSLHDVGEAVPKAGVPPSKSTNEPVVMNGGKPVSKPDKET; this is encoded by the exons ATGGCAGCGGCTATTGCCAGCGGTTTGATCCGGCAGAAGAGACAGGCTCGGGAGCAACAACTACACCGGCCGCCGCCTCACAGGCGAAGAAAAAGCCCTAACAAAAACAAGGGTCTGTGCAACGGGAACCTGGTCGACATCTTCTCTAAAGTGCGAATCTTCGGCCTCAAAAAGAGACGACTACGAAGACAAG ATCCCCAGCTCAAGGGCATTGTGACCAGGTTATATTGCAGGCAGGGGTACTACTTGCAGATGAGCCCTGATGGATGTCTGGATGGGACCAAAGATGACAGCACTAATTCCT CTCTGTTCAACCTCATCCCAGTGGGCCTCCGAGTCGTCGCCATCCAGTCGGTGAAGACGGGCCTCTACATCGCCATGAACGGGGAGGGACACCTCTACACAtcg GAGCTCTTCACGCCTGAGTGCAAATTCAAAGAGTCAGTGTTCGAGAACTATTACGTCATCTACTCGTCTCTGCTCTACCGGCAGCAGGAGTCCGGTCGGGCCTGGTTCCTGGGACTCAACAAAGATGGCCAGCCCATGAAGGGCAACCGGGTCAAGAAGACCAAACCTGCTGCTCACTTCCTGCCTAAACCCATAGAAG TTGCCATGTACCGTGAGCCCTCTCTTCACGACGTGGGCGAGGCGGTCCCGAAGGCCGGGGTTCCCCCCAGCAAAAGCACAAACGAGCCAGTGGTGATGAACGGAGGCAAGCCCGTCAGCAAGCCCGACAAGGAGACATAA